A window of Oncorhynchus kisutch isolate 150728-3 linkage group LG10, Okis_V2, whole genome shotgun sequence contains these coding sequences:
- the LOC109898597 gene encoding casein kinase I encodes MDLRVGNKYRLGRKIGSGSFGDIYLGANIATGEEVAIKLECVKTKHPQLHIESKFYKMMQGGVGIPSIKWCGAEGDYNVMVMELLGPSLEDLFNFCSRKFSLKTVLLLADQMISRIEYIHSKNFIHRDVKPDNFLMGLGKKGNLVYIIDFGLAKKYRDARTHQHIPYRENKNLTGTARYASINTHLGIEQSRRDDLESLGYVLMYFNLGSLPWQGLKAATKRQKYERISEKKMSTPIEVLCKGYPSEFSTYLNFCRSLRFDDKPDYSYLRQLFRNLFHRQGFSYDYVFDWNMLKFGASRTAEDGERRGADERDERIVGGPRGSAARGLPPGPNPPAANRVRNGAEQAISNPASRVQQSGNTSPRAISRAERERKVSMRLHRGAPANVSSSDLTARLDQSRISTSQVSMPFEHLGK; translated from the exons ATGGATCTGAGAGTGGGGAACAAGTACCGACTGGGACGGAAAATAGGGAGTGGGTCCTTTGGAGACATTTACCTTG GTGCCAACATTGCCACGGGCGAGGAGGTGGCCATTAAGCTGGAATGTGTGAAGACCAAACACCCACAGCTGCACATCGAGAGCAAGTTCTACAAGATGatgcagggaggag TGGGGATTCCCTCGATAAAGTGGTGCGGGGCAGAGGGAGACTACAACGTCATGGTGATGGAGCTCCTGGGCCCCAGTCTGGAAGACCTCTTCAACTTCTGTTCCCGCAAGTTCAGCCTCAAAACGGTGCTACTGCTGGCAGACCAGATG ATCAGTCGCATCGAGTACATTCACTCCAAGAACTTCATCCATCGCGACGTCAAGCCCGACAACTTCCTCATGGGGCTGGGGAAGAAGGGCAACCTGGTGTACATCATCGACTTTGGCCTGGCCAAGAAGTACAGAGACGCCCGCACACACCAGCACATCCCCTACAGGGAGAACAAGAACCTGACGGGCACTGCACGCTACGCGTCCATCAACACCCACCTGGGCATCG AGCAGTCTCGGCGTGACGACCTGGAGTCTCTGGGATATGTCCTCATGTACTTCAACCTGGGCTCTCTGCCCTGGCAAGGCCTCAAAGCCGCCACAAAGAGACAGAAGTACGAACGCATCAGCGAGAAAAAGATGTCCACCCCCATCGAGGTGCTCTGCAAAGGATACCCCT CCGAGTTCTCCACCTACCTGAATTTCTGCCGCTCGTTGCGCTTTGATGACAAGCCAGACTACTCATACCTTCGTCAGCTCTTCAGGAATCTGTTCCACAGACAAGGCTTCTCCTATGACTACGTATTCGACTGGAACATGCTCAAATTT GGTGCCAGTAGGACAGCAGAAGacggtgagaggaggggagctgATGAAAGGGACGAGCGTATCGTAGGAGGCCCTCGGGGATCTGCTGCACGGGGTCTCCCGCCAGGGCCAAACCCACCAGCCGCCAACAGAGTTAGGAATGGAGCTGAGCAGGCCATCTCTAACCCTGCATCACGGGTGCAGCAGTCTG GGAACACGTCGCCGCGGGCTATCTCTCGCGCTGAGCGTGAGCGGAAGGTGAGCATGCGGCTACACCGAGGAGCCCCCGCAAACGTGTCATCCTCTGACCTCACAGCCCGTCTTGACCAATCCCGAATTTCCACATCGCAG gtcaGCATGCCATTTGAGCACCTGGGGAAGTGA